The nucleotide sequence TCACGTTGCACGTCAGTTGAGGGTCGGGGTAAGTCGTTCAATCCTCATGAAGAGTCGACGAACTCCCAAGCAGGCGACCAGTCCGACACCCGTACGCCGTCAGCAGCAGCAGGGAAGTTTTGCGGTCCGGCTGGCGCAGCGGGTCGCGGGAAAACGAATTCTGCTGGTAGATGACATTCTGACAACCGGTTCCACCGCCAGTGCCGCAGCCCGCAGTCTCAAGCAGGCGGGCGCCAGCCAGGTGATTGTGGCGGTCGTCGCGGTCAGTCCGCTGCGGCGCTAGACCATTCGTCAGCGCCGGGCATCGCCCCGGATAATGGGCTGAAGCTCTTCGACGAAGTCATTGACGTCTTTGAATTCGCGGTACACCGACGCGAAACGGACGAAAGCGACATGATCGAGGTGACGGAGCGCTTCCATGACTTTCTCGCCAATTTCCCGAGAGGGGACTTCACGATCGAATTGCTCGTAGAGATTGGCTTCAATTTCTGAGATGACGTTTTCCATTTTTTCGTCGCTGATGGGGCGTTTGTAGCAAGCCTTTTCCAGTCCCGCTTTAATTTTTTCGCGCTGGAACGGGACCCGGGAACCATCTTTCTTGACGACTTTGAGCGGTGACTCTTCGATTTTTTCGTAGGTCGTGAAGCGACGTTCGCAGCCCAGACATTTACGCCGTCGACGAATGACGAATTGCTGACTGGCCCGAGAATCGATGACGCTCGTATCTTCATGCCGACAAAACGGACACATCATGGTTTTCGCTCCCTCTTCACTGGTGCATCGGCACCATCCCGGCCTCGTTCATTGGCCGCTGGCGTTGTCGGCATTCGCCAACGGATCGCCCGTCTGGGCGGCACGGACACGACGACGGAGCCCTTTCGTCCTCTTCACACCGCGGAAAACTGCTCTGCATCGCGATCCGAAGGGTATGAGAACGGGCGCCCGCCTGACCTGCGAGCCGGTTTCATGGATTCAACACGCTCGCCGCAGGTCCACGTTACTACCGAAACCATGAAATGACAATGGGTTACCGCACAGATTTCGTATTCAGAGGATGTTGTTTGCACTCGGTTGAGAAAAAATAACGGCTATAGCGATTGTGAAAATGCGCCGGGCTCTGTTGATCGCAGTGAGGTCGAATTGATTGAACCGACGTCGAATTTCGATCCGATACATCGATCAGACACCGAACGGAAGCCCTTTTCTTGCAAGGCTTTCCGCAGCAATGCGGTGGCAGAGTCGACCTAATCGGAAAAGTCATCGTGGAGCGATGACGGACCGGCTTCCTTCAGGAATCTAACGCGTGTGGCCGTGACGGCTGCTGCGCTGAATTTGCATAGCCAGTGTGAATCAAATCGATTGGCCTCACGCACCGTTGCCCTGTCGCAGCGGACAAAGGGACTTTTGAGGAACAGGACGCCTCACATGAATTTTCGTAACACAATTGGGATTATCTTTGCATTCGCATTTCCAAACCTGGTGATGCCTGTGCAGGCTCAGGTTGTTCCTGGGACCGGGCAACAGATCATTGAAGTCTTCGATGACTTCGAGGATCCCGAATGGGCCTTCAACCTGAACTTGCCCAAGGCAAGCGCGAATCTCGACAAGACCGAACGTCATCCGTCGGGCTTCTCGAACAACCGCTTGTTCCTTGAGAGTCTCTACCGGGGGACTCCCGACTTTGTCAGCCGGGTTGAGGCACCGGCAGGCGGGGTTCCCGGCAGCAAGGGGGCCTTGGGAATGCAGACACTGAACTCGGGGATTCCCGGACAGCGTTCCTACACATTTCAACAGGACGATTTGATCGCGGGAGTTCAGCACAAGCTCGGGTACATGATTCCCGCTTCATGGACCCCCAGCTATGTGACCCACGTCTACATTCCTCCCTTTGATAAGTGGGAACGCCGTCACGGCAGTCACTTTGGCTTCCGCGCCGACTGTACGACGACGATCACAAAGCAGAAGAACGTCGGACGTCTGTTCAAGTCATTTGGATCGACGCGGAAACTGGAGCAGTACTGGCCAGGATTCTTCATCCAACTGAACCTCAAGGAGAAGTCCGGGCAGAGCGAAGACTTTGCGATGCTGCTGATCCGGTCGGATCAGAATGGAAACGACGTTCCCGGTCCCAAAATCACGCGGCCCGGCTGGTGGACGCTGGGTATGACGATCACACCTGACGGCCGAGTCCACTACTACGCTCACGAAGGGGTTGAACGGCTTACCGCTCGCGACCACCTCTACTCGAACTTCCCGTATGGGTACCGCTGCGAGCAGACCAGCACCTTCTTCTTCAATATCGTGAACCAGGATGACGGTCGGACATGGTCGACTCGCTGGATCGTCGATGATCCAAAGGTCTATGTGGCATCCGGCACGTACCGTGCTCCTGCACCACAGCAGGTTGTGAGCAAGCCACAAACCACCGCTTCCACACAGACCTCGGACAGCGCTGGCAAGCTTGCGTCCTCAGAGGGATCCGCACAGAATGGCAACGTTCTGATCACACCTGTTTCGGGTAATCCTGAGGCTGGCAAGGCGAGTCCAATCATCGCCGCAGCCAAAGTGCCAGTTCCCGCAGAGGCGCTGAAGTCAGACGTACCTGTAAAAGCGAAATCAGCCCCCGTCAGTCCCCCTGAATCAACTTCGAATTTGCCGAGTGCTCCACCCTTCAGTCCAACGGAAGAAGAGCACCAAACGGTAAGGCCCGACCTGTTGCCTGAGGAACTTGAAGACCTCGCAGCAACAGAACCTCGCGAGGAGTCTCAGAAGGATTAGTTAAGGGAGTGCCGGAGGGGGAGTGGAAATGCTAAATCTGTGGCTGGCACGACACGGTGAAGCCGTCGACCCTGATGCAGCGGCGAACGACTTCAGTCGAACACTGACCGAAAACGGTCGACGTCAGCTCGCCGGACTGACACGATTCCTGATGGATCGTGAGCCGCCACCAGAATTGATTCTCCACAGCCCCCTCGTCCGGGCCGAGCAAACCGCCCGGACGATTGCCGCGGAAATTGGTACCGAGCGAGTCCAGGTGAGACTGGAACAGACGCTTGCTCCTGGAGTGAATGTCGACCAGTTACTGCAGCGTGTTGCAAAGACCGCAGCCGAGCGAGTTCTCTGCATCGGCCATCAACCTGATATGAGTCGCTGTCTTTCAGAGATGCTCGGCGGCGGCCGAGTGCAGTACTTGCCGGGAAGCATCGCACGCGTTGATTTCGCGGGGCCGATTGTCAGGCATGGCGGGGCGCTGCGATGGCACGTTGATCCGATGTGGTTCACGTAACCAAACGACGGAACTGTGCGTCTTCTGGCCACAATCAGCCTGCCATCCGTACGGCGAAGGTGTCAGGCGGCGGGAATTGGCTCAGCAATCCGCGACCCGTGGCTTCCTGACGGCTGGTTTCCATCAGTGACATGACGGGAATCACCGTTTTTCGTTGCCGTCACCTGATGCGGCCACTCGACCCTTCTCGACCGGAAGGTCACTTCAAGTGGTCGATGATTGCCTGACTGAGATTCGGGATCCGCTGCTTGAGATGCTGGCTCAGCGGTGTCGGTGCCGCTCCCGACTGGATCTCTTCGAAATACGTGTAAAGCGCTTCCCGGGCTTCGGCGGGACCATGCAGCATGAAATGGACGATGCCCCACGAGTCTCGATAGTCATTGGCATTCATGTCCATCAGCTTCCGCTTGGCTTCCAATCCTTCAATATTGGGTTTCCAGCGTGAGAAGCGGATTGCGTCACGCAGCTCTTTTCGGTGCCGATGGCCTTTGACGCGTGAGGCGGCCGGAACCTCGAAGTACTCCGCAAGCCCTTCGTCAATCCAGATCGGCACGTAAGGTAAGGCGTTGTGCAGCAACGCGTGGGTCGTCTCATGACGGACATCGATGTCGAGTTCACTCTGACGATAGGCGTAAACGCGTCCCGCATCGGTTCCAGGAACGTAAAGCGCCTGCCGGTTGACTCCTTCAGGGACCCGAATTCGCAGATACTGGTCATAGCTGCGTTTGCTGGAAAACAAATAGACCTGGATGGGACGCGGCTCACATTCGAGCCGCAGTATCGACTCCAGATCAGCCTGAAGATCTCCCAGATCCGCGACCAGTTCCTGCACGTCGCCGAGCGGAAATTCGGATCGAATGAGGTACGGGTCGAGGTCTCGTTCTTCGACCCAGCGGGAAGCGGTCGAACGATCCTGTCCGAGTCGCCGCGAAATACTGCTTGTCAGGCGACTCCACGGGGCCGCTGTGACGGAAGCAGCCGCCAGGAACACCAGGCACATCGTCAGCGGGGCGTAACGCATGCGCGGAGTATAAACTTGATCGAAATCCGGTCAAGATGAGTGTTTTCGCGTAAGAGCCTGACTCTGGCGGCCTGGTCGTCGCCAGCAGAAATCCTTGCGACAGTCTACTGGTCCGCACTTGGAACGCGCCGATTGACCTGATCTTTGTGGTACCCAATTAGTTCCACGACTGCGGCGTCGCACGCACTGCGACCGGACTCATCTCCGTGGTTGACCACGGCCAGGAAGGCGGCGTTCAGTTCCGGAGCGATCCACGCCATCGCGAACCAGATGGTGTTGCTTCCCGTGTGAGTGAGCACCGTTCCATTCGCCCATTTCCGATCGGTCACCACCCAGCCACATGCAAACTCGTCGCCGCTCACCGGAGTGTGCAAAACTTGAAACGATCCGGGCGTCAGAAATTGGCTGGTACCTCGTGCACCTTCCAGATGCATGCCCACAAAATGCGACCAGTCAGGGAGCGAGCAATGAACAGTCCCGGCAGGCCCCAATGCCGGGGCATTGTCAATTTGCAACGCCTTCTCTTTTCCGTCCGTGATCTGATGCCCCCACGGTTGATCGACCTTTCCGATGGAACCCGGGATGCCGAAACCGGCCGACGGCATCTTCAGCGGCTTGAAGAGATATTCGACCATCAGGTCTTCCCAGGATTTTCCCGTGACTTTTTCTGCCATGTGACCAGCGATCACGTAGCCGACATTGGAGTAAAGGAATTTGCTGTCGGGGGGATGCAGCGGGGGTTCAACGAGGATTGTTTCCAGCAGACGCTGACGCTGCTGGACCCGTGAGCCTTTCCCGAGCGACCACCAGGCAGTATTGGCTGGCAGTCCTGCGCGATGACTGAGAAGCTGAATCACGGTGACGTTGCGATAGTCGGGATGGGGAGCTGGCTTCAGATCGGAAAAAATATCACCGATGGTGGATTCCCAGGTCATCCGTTTCTCTTCCACGAGTCGGGCCAGCAGGGTTGCCGTCATCGCCTTGGTGTTCGAGCCCAGATGCAGCTTGTCATTGATCGTGATCGGTTCCGGCGATCCCGCTTTACGGAGTCCGACACTGGCCACCGCGGTTAGCTGACCATTCTCGATCACCCCCCCCACGATTCCTGGAACGTTGTGTTTCTGGAGGAGAGGTGTCAGCCGGTCCTCGAGCTCTCTGTTCGATGTCAATCGGTTGGGGGGAACTGCTGCGCCTCCCGGCTCCTCAGCGGCGACGGTCAGGGCCGAGACCGCCAGCGACCCCGCCAGCAAGATGAACCAGGAAAGTGACCTGTGGGGCACTGGAGCTGACCGGGACATAGATGAACCTTCGTAAGGGCGAGGAACCCGACGGTCCCTCGCCAGATCGTCGAAGTGCCTGAGGAAGAGTTTCCCATTTTGGCAATCGGGGCTGTCGCTAACGTGGATGTCTCCTGACTACTGTTTACGAGATCAATTCCCGCAGTTGTTTTAAGTGTTTCGGGACAGCGACGAACGGGTCCTCTGTCGATTCATACTCGAGGACAAGAAAACCACGGTAGTGCGCTGCTTTCAGAATTTTCACCACGCGGGCCAGGTCAGTCGGCTGTGACTTTCCGTCGGGGAAGACGTCGACTTTCACCTGAGCATTGATGGCATAAGGAGCGATCTTTTCCAGGTCGCCGTACGGGTCTTTCGTTGCAAAGTTGCCGCTGTCAAAGTTGACCCCGAACCAGGGGGATGGTTTTACACCCTGAATAATTTTCAGCATCTGCTCGGGGGTCGCCGTGATGCCCCCATGGTTTTCCAGCGCCAGGCAGACTCCTTTGGTGGCTGCGTATTCCAGTGAGCGATTGATGCCGTCGATGCAGCGTTCCCGCGCAGCCTCTTCCGTTTCCCCTTTGGGGACATTCCCAGCAAAAATCCGGATGACGGGGGCCCCCAGTGCTGCCGAATGATCAATCCATTCCCGACACATTTGCAGATTCTGCTCGCGCGCCTCACCGTCAGGCAGACAGAAATCATTTCCAATCGCCGTCCCGGAAATATCCAGACCCAGGCGGAACGTCCGCTGTTTCAGACTGTTGAGGTAATCTGGCGTGATGACTTTGGGAAAGAAGTACGCCGTCAGCTCGGCTCCGTCGACGTCATGATCGGCACAGTAATCGATGAATCGTTCCAGATCGAATTTTGCCGCCGCCAGTTGCTCAGGCGTTCCTCGATTCACAAGAACCTTACTGAACGAGTAGGCCGCGAGACTCAGCTTCATGTGCGACTTGCCGTTCCGCTGTATCGGTTCGGCTCCTCGTAGCGAGTTCCCCTTCGAGAGTGCTCCGATGCCGGCAAGACTCGCCGCGCCGGCCAGGGAGCGACGGAGAAAACTTCGACGATTGGTCGACGTGTCAGCGCGATGAGTTGTCATCTTGATTCCTACAGTTGTCAGCCACGGATGGATAAGGGAATGTTATTGTGATCGGGATTTGTTTCTGGTGGAAGTGAGTCACTGGAAATGCAGCGGACTTGTGCCGAAGATGTTCGCACTCGATTCCACCCGTCGCGAAAGTGATCGTAGCCTTGTCGAGGCCGAGCGAAAAAGAGTTGTCTGACAGTTCAGAGTCTGTGCATGGCAGAGTTCAGAAAGTACCGACATCGATCCGGCATCCCGAATCTGCCGCTCCTGAGCGTCCGCCGGAACGCGTGGCGGATCTTCCCGAGAAATCAGAACTTTGCCCCCGCGTATAACCCAGGAAATGAAGCCCTATGACTTCCAGCTCGTCGACTCTCATCGTCGAACAATTGACGAAAAGCTATCCCACTCCCGAGGGGTCGCTGTCGATTCTCCGCGGAGTCAATCTCCAGATGGAACGGGGGGACGCGCTGGCAATTACGGGGCCCTCTGGCTCTGGCAAAAGCACGCTCCTCTATATTCTCGGCGCACTCGATTCGCCGACGTCGGGTCGCGTGGAATTGAACGGACAACAGGCGGTGAATCTGTCGGAAATGGAGCAGGCCCGCTTCCGGAACTCGCAAGTCGGCTTCATTTTTCAGGATCATCACCTGCTTCCACAGTGTTCCGTTCTGGAAAATGTGCTGATTCCAACTCTCGCGGGCAAAGGGGCTGACGATGCCGCTACCGAGAGAGCCCGCAAACTGCTCGATCGTGTGGGACTGGCCGACCGATTGACGCATCGTCCCGCACAACTCTCGGGAGGGGAACGACAGCGCGTTGCGGTCTGCAGAGCACTCATCAATGAACCCGTTCTGCTTTTGGCCGATGAGCCAACGGGTAACCTCGACCGAACGACGGCGGCGAGCGTCGGGTCACTCCTCCTGGATCTCAATCGCGAGCAGAACACGCTGCTGGTCTGTGTGACTCATAGCCTCGAACTCGCCAATCGCTTTCCACGCCATTATGAACTCGAAGAAGGGCAACTCGTCAGCAGGAAAGGCTGACGCGCGCTGTTCGTCTGAAATCATGGCCGAGAGATCCCGTTCGACCGGGCAGGGGATCTTTCGGCCATTTGCTGTCCGTCGCGGTTCGAACCGAGTCAGGCGTCTACAAGTCTGACCGGATCACCCACGCGGATTCGTCCTGAGCCCAGGTTCAGCAAGCGGGTGTTGGTCGCGAGCCGATAAAAATGATCGTATCGCTCTCGCGTGGCCCAGGCAGGAAGTGTCGCCTCGCGCTGCTTGCCGAATGTGACGGCAAATGCGGGAGGCGTCACGGTTCCTGACTGCGAATCGCGCGTCGGGACCACGCACCGCTGACAGGGGTTGGTTCCGCCGAACAGGACGTCGCCCATTAGAAATGGCTGGACTTCGCCTTCGCGCAGGACGAGCCTGTCTTCCCAGAACGGTTCTACACCATCAATTTCAATACTGGCTCGAAACCGGTTGCGGACCTCGTCCAATGGAAGTCCGCCAAACCACTCGGACACGACATTTAATGTCGCCGTACTCACAATGGTTGGTCCATTGGAGTCGGTGTCGTCGGGAAAGCCGGTGGTGTCGTTCTCGACAATCGAGATGTCCTGTGAGAAGTACTCGGTTAACCAGTCCGACAGTTGCTCACCCTGCTGATCCAGTTCACCGGAAAGTGGAAAACTCCCATCGCGTTGAGAGACGTCGAACGTCCGCTTCAGCGGGTCAACCTGCAGTCGCAGTCGATGCATGAGCGGCGTTCGTTTCGCCGTCATGAACCGGTCAGATGAGTCGACGAGGGCGAACTGGCGATCGTGCTGCAGCGCGCCGCTGGCCAGCACCGTTGCTGAGTCGTAACTCCTGCCATCACAGGACTTCACCGGATAAATGGTCACTCTCGCGATATGTGCCTGCATCCAGTCCCCCCCTATGTTGAATGACAGGCCCACTCCAAACGCTCGGTGTTCGGAGGACATGGCTGAGCGAAAGTCTCTACCCGACGGCTTGGGTCGCCGTACAGAGTGCAATTCGTTCGGCACCGTCCATGTCTTCGATCAGGGCTGGTGAAAATGGCGATCCGCAAAATCCAGGAAGATGCCCCAGTCTTCACGGTTCATCTCGTGCTTTCCGGGACGGATGTAGTAGCCCAGCGGGCTATCGACAAGAGTGCGCAGTTCCGGCTTTTTGCTGACGCGGAGTCCCTCTGAGTTGAGCAATTGATAGACGGGATGAGCCGCTTTCAGCATCTCGAACTGACCATCAGGATTGGCCCACTGGTCCTCAACCGCGTTGGAGTACAGCACGGGACGTGGAGCACAGAGCGCGGCCAGGCAGTGCTGGTCAAACGGAAGCTTGTCCGGCCGTTCATTGAAGAGCGGAAAATTGTCGCAGAACCAGTGTGGAAATGACGTATTGATTCGTCGAATGGTTTCGACATCTTTCCGGTCGATGTCAACTCGATCGGGAGCCGTTCCCCCACATCCTGCCTGATGAGGAATTGCCAGGGCGATTCGTTCGTCCATCGCGGCTGCGAGCACTGACGTCTTGCCGTTGCGTGAATGTCCTACGACGGCGATTCGCCGATCGTCGATTTTGTCACGATGTTTTTCCAGCAGGAAGTCCACCACCCGATGGTATCCCCAGGCCCAGGCGGCAATCGTCCCGGCATCCGTCGGTTTCGGCGATGTCTGCCCCTTGTCATAAAACGAGGGTTGAATTCCGTCGGCGAAGTCCGCGGTATCCGGATCAATATCGCCGCTATAGAAGCCGGCGAAGCCGTATCCTCGGTCGATAATCAGATCCAGATTCCAGACCTGAGTCTGGCCGCCCCGCCCCTGTTCGGTGGCTCGTTCGTTTTCTGAGCCGCTGCAGGAACGATAAACCCATGCCTCGGGGACATGCACCTTGGGATGGTGAGTGACTGCGTGATTTCCGCAAAAGTTCATCCCCACGAACACGGGGACTTTCGTTCCCGCGGGGACGTTATTCGGCAGCACCAGTATCACATGCAATCGATGCTTCAGGTCGGGACCGAAAAACGCCAACCGGCTTTCGCTGATGGTCGCTTTGCCGTCCAGAAATGCCGGATCAGTAAAGAGAACTTCTTCGACCACCCACTTCTGCGGCCTGGCAGGGAGATAGCCGTACATATAGTGCTGGAACAATTCCTTCAGCTCAGGTCGTCGCTTGCTGTTCCAGTCCGCTGCGGACGTGATTTTGGTTCCGTCCAGCATTTCGAGCGGATCAGGAAGCTCTGCCCTTGCAGGCAGAGCTTCGAAGGCCGGGAGATCCGCGGCCCTCACCGGTATCCATGAAACTAGAATTCCCAGCAGGACGAACGACCCGATTCTGAACGTCATAGACTCACTTTCTGCACAAGACTGTAAGCCAAAACCGCCGTCAGCAAGAATGAGTTATCCCTGTGGGATGGTCAGTTCCACCAGATCAGACTTGTTATTCTGCAAGTCACGGGCGACGTTCGCATCGACGAAGTCGCTGTGGCAGGAAGCCTTGTCTGCTGCTGGCGGCGTCATCACCTTCTTGGTCTTCGCAGCCAGGCGGTGGATTTCATCGGGCGACAGAACACCTCGCTTGGCCAGAATCTCCTGTTGCTCTGGTGAGAGAGCCGCAGTCACTTTCGCCTTTTCCCACTTGTACTGTTCGTCCTTGCCGGACGAAAATTCAACGATTTCCTTACTGATGCGGACGCTGCACCAGTCGTGACCGCACATCGCACAGAAATCGGTGTCGACGTCGAGATCCTCGTCGTGGTAGGCCCGCGCTGTATCGGGATCGAAACTCAATTCGAAGTGTTTCTCCCAGTTCAGTGCCGCTCGTGCCTTGGTCAATTCGTCGTCACGATCGCGAGATCCCGGGATTCCCAATGCCACATCTGCGGCGTGGGCAGCAATCTTGTAAGCGATACAGCCTTGTTTGACGTCATCTTTTTTCGGCAGTCCAAGGTGCTCTTTCGGTGTGACGTAACAGAGCATCGCAGCGCCGTGGTATCCCGCAGCCGTGGCACCAATACAACTGGTGATGTGGTCGTACCCGGGGAAGATATCAGTCACGAGCGGGCCCAGCACGTAGAACGGAGCACCGTGACAGAGTTGTCGCTGAAGCTTCATGTTGAATTCGATCTGGTCGAATGGGACATGTCCCGGACCTTCAACCATGACCTGAACCCCTTTCCGCCAGGCACGCTCGGTCAGCTCGCCCAGTGTCACCAGTTCAGCCAGTTGCGCCTGATCTGTAGCGTCCGCCAATCCACCCGGACGCAATCCGTCACCAATTGAGAACGTGACATCATACTCACGCATGATATCGCAGATCGATTCCCAGTGATCGTACATCGGGTTCTGCTTGCCGTGCACCAGCATCCACTTCGCCAGGAGGGATCCACCACGACTGACGATCCCGATCAGTCGTTTCTTGATGAATGGCAGGTGCTCGCGCTGCACACCGGCGTGAATCGTGAAGTAATCGACCCCTTGTGCGGCCTGCTCCTTCAGGGACTCAAGAATGATTTCCGGTGTCAGTTGTTCGATTCGCCGTCCGATGATCATCGAATAGATGGGGACCGTGCCGATTGGAACCGTGCTGTTGCGGACGATGGCGTCGCGGCAGGCGTTCAGATCGCCCCCCGTCGAAAGGTCCATGACGGTGTCCGCCCCCCAGCGTTCGGCCCATTTCAGCTTTTCGACTTCTTCATCCGTGCTCGATGAAACCGGCGAAGCACCCATGTTGGCGTTCACTTTGGTTTTTGACGCCCGTCCGATTGCCATGGGATCGAGTTTGTACTGCAGGTGAACCTTGTTCGCAGGGATCACCATCCGCCCAGCAGCGACTTCATCGCGCACCTGCTCGGGTGTCAGATGCGGTTCACGTTCGGCAACTCGCGTCATCTCTGGAGTGACGATTCCCCGGCGAGCAAACTCGAGCTGGGTGACAGGCTGAAAACCAGCCGGGGGCTCCCAGGCGTCCGCCTGTTCGTGGGACTGCTGCCCGGCGTCACGACCGTATTCCGATTTGAGTTTCCAGTCCAGCGGCATGAAGTCCCAGGCCGTTTTCTCAGACGGAGCGGGCATTCCCGGTGTGTCTGGCGACGCAAACGTCAGAGCCCCTGCGCGACCAGGTTTTAATGCAGGCTTTAACGCAAAACTGCCAGGAGTCGTCCCCTGAGCCGTCGTTGATGGATTTTGCCCGAGCGGCGGAAGTTGATAGGTGCGTTCTGTCGTCATGCAATATCTCTCTTGAGTTAGCCCGAGTGGCGTAACTGTTTTGCGAGTGGAAAGTCTCACGCCCCGGTCCGTGCGACGGACAGTCAGATCCTTCTGGCAAGCGTGGCTTGGGCTGCAATAGTATTCCATTGCGGCTCACTTTTCAAAAGGGGGGAACAACTTATGTGATGTGCGAACGTCGCTCGTCCAGTAGAAAACGCTTACTCGCAATCCTTTCCTGATCACGACCTGCTGACCAGACTGCGTTCCCTGTCACTGATCAGCGTTTTTCTCATTCTCACAGGCTCTTTGCCTGCCGTTCGCGGCGAAGTGACCGCTCAATCACAATTGATTCACAATTAATAGAGAGAGGACAGTCTGGCCCAGTGGCTGTCGGAGCGGAGAATGTCCGAAGGATTCCGTTTCGCCTTGCAAATCAGACGCCAAACTCCTCTTGGCGAGAATTCGACTCTGGGTTATCGTTCCGACCTCTCCCTGGACCATGTCACGATCGCCTTTACTGTTGGAGGTTCCCGACGATGATTTCGTCTCGAACGATCATGTCGTGCGCCCTTGCGGGTTCTCTGTTGATGAATCTGGGCTGTGCGAGCTTCTGGCACGATCTGAAACCATCGCGCCTGCATCGCCTTAATCGAGGGGCTGCCCCTTCGCTTGATCCGGAATTCAGTCTTCAAGAGCAACGCAGCTCGACGCAACTTGCCAGACGGCAGTCGCCTGCAAAAAAGTCGTCCATTTCGGCGAACACGGCCGAAGTGGCGATGGTGCGGGCGCAATCGCCAAGGTAAGTCCGGGATGTCGCTCAAACCGCGGGCTGGCTGTATCGGTACTCAGCCCGCGCTGGCGTCGTTCCCTCGCCGCAAGGCCTTCGTGTTGATCGAGACGGATTTCCGGCTGTACCTCGCCGTATGGTGAGGGCAGGCAGAAATCCGTCTTTTCATGCGGCGCTTGTTTCTCTGTGGCAGGTCGGTTTGCGGGGGCTCACCGTCTTGGGGGTGGGATCGGGCTGCAGTTCTCGCTGGAGTCATCACACGGCGGAGCTTTCCTTCGGTCGCTTCGTCTGGTTCCGTCGCGCTGGTTTTCTCTATGCGGTCTTGAACTCCAGAAGTGTCTTCAGGTGTACGGATACGCACTCTGCCAGCTTCTGAATGTGGTAGCCCCCCTCGAGACAGCTCACAAGACGTCCGCCGCTGTAGGTCTCTGCGACGTCGATGACCATTGTTGTCAGTGCCTGGAAGTCTTCTGTCTCCAGTCCCAGTGACCCGATCGGGTCAAGGGTGTGCGCGTCAAAACCGGCACTCACCAGGATCAGCTCCGGGCGACATCGTTTCGCGGCGTCGTTCAACAACGACTCGAAGCCGCTGAGATAGTGTTTGCGGGAGGTTCCAAACGGAAGTGGCAGGTTGAATGTGGCTCCCAGGCCTTTGCCGGTTCCGGTTTCGTCCTTCTGACCCGTGCCGGGGTAAAATGGCGAGCGATGAGCGGAGAGAAACCAGACGTCATCCCTCTGATAGAAGATGTCCTGCGTTCCGTTGCCGTGATGCACGTCCCAATCGACGACA is from Schlesneria sp. DSM 10557 and encodes:
- a CDS encoding serine hydrolase domain-containing protein, translated to MSRSAPVPHRSLSWFILLAGSLAVSALTVAAEEPGGAAVPPNRLTSNRELEDRLTPLLQKHNVPGIVGGVIENGQLTAVASVGLRKAGSPEPITINDKLHLGSNTKAMTATLLARLVEEKRMTWESTIGDIFSDLKPAPHPDYRNVTVIQLLSHRAGLPANTAWWSLGKGSRVQQRQRLLETILVEPPLHPPDSKFLYSNVGYVIAGHMAEKVTGKSWEDLMVEYLFKPLKMPSAGFGIPGSIGKVDQPWGHQITDGKEKALQIDNAPALGPAGTVHCSLPDWSHFVGMHLEGARGTSQFLTPGSFQVLHTPVSGDEFACGWVVTDRKWANGTVLTHTGSNTIWFAMAWIAPELNAAFLAVVNHGDESGRSACDAAVVELIGYHKDQVNRRVPSADQ
- the nrdR gene encoding transcriptional regulator NrdR; translated protein: MMCPFCRHEDTSVIDSRASQQFVIRRRRKCLGCERRFTTYEKIEESPLKVVKKDGSRVPFQREKIKAGLEKACYKRPISDEKMENVISEIEANLYEQFDREVPSREIGEKVMEALRHLDHVAFVRFASVYREFKDVNDFVEELQPIIRGDARR
- a CDS encoding ABC transporter ATP-binding protein, whose product is MTSSSSTLIVEQLTKSYPTPEGSLSILRGVNLQMERGDALAITGPSGSGKSTLLYILGALDSPTSGRVELNGQQAVNLSEMEQARFRNSQVGFIFQDHHLLPQCSVLENVLIPTLAGKGADDAATERARKLLDRVGLADRLTHRPAQLSGGERQRVAVCRALINEPVLLLADEPTGNLDRTTAASVGSLLLDLNREQNTLLVCVTHSLELANRFPRHYELEEGQLVSRKG
- a CDS encoding histidine phosphatase family protein, translated to MLNLWLARHGEAVDPDAAANDFSRTLTENGRRQLAGLTRFLMDREPPPELILHSPLVRAEQTARTIAAEIGTERVQVRLEQTLAPGVNVDQLLQRVAKTAAERVLCIGHQPDMSRCLSEMLGGGRVQYLPGSIARVDFAGPIVRHGGALRWHVDPMWFT
- a CDS encoding DUF1570 domain-containing protein, producing the protein MRYAPLTMCLVFLAAASVTAAPWSRLTSSISRRLGQDRSTASRWVEERDLDPYLIRSEFPLGDVQELVADLGDLQADLESILRLECEPRPIQVYLFSSKRSYDQYLRIRVPEGVNRQALYVPGTDAGRVYAYRQSELDIDVRHETTHALLHNALPYVPIWIDEGLAEYFEVPAASRVKGHRHRKELRDAIRFSRWKPNIEGLEAKRKLMDMNANDYRDSWGIVHFMLHGPAEAREALYTYFEEIQSGAAPTPLSQHLKQRIPNLSQAIIDHLK
- a CDS encoding MOSC domain-containing protein, whose protein sequence is MQAHIARVTIYPVKSCDGRSYDSATVLASGALQHDRQFALVDSSDRFMTAKRTPLMHRLRLQVDPLKRTFDVSQRDGSFPLSGELDQQGEQLSDWLTEYFSQDISIVENDTTGFPDDTDSNGPTIVSTATLNVVSEWFGGLPLDEVRNRFRASIEIDGVEPFWEDRLVLREGEVQPFLMGDVLFGGTNPCQRCVVPTRDSQSGTVTPPAFAVTFGKQREATLPAWATRERYDHFYRLATNTRLLNLGSGRIRVGDPVRLVDA
- a CDS encoding sugar phosphate isomerase/epimerase family protein produces the protein MTTHRADTSTNRRSFLRRSLAGAASLAGIGALSKGNSLRGAEPIQRNGKSHMKLSLAAYSFSKVLVNRGTPEQLAAAKFDLERFIDYCADHDVDGAELTAYFFPKVITPDYLNSLKQRTFRLGLDISGTAIGNDFCLPDGEAREQNLQMCREWIDHSAALGAPVIRIFAGNVPKGETEEAARERCIDGINRSLEYAATKGVCLALENHGGITATPEQMLKIIQGVKPSPWFGVNFDSGNFATKDPYGDLEKIAPYAINAQVKVDVFPDGKSQPTDLARVVKILKAAHYRGFLVLEYESTEDPFVAVPKHLKQLRELIS